Proteins encoded within one genomic window of Actinoplanes octamycinicus:
- a CDS encoding sensor histidine kinase codes for MVNGLSRWGLALLFPLALLLVALMPFTASALWVGALVVTLALPVGLMRRHATAALAVVLISGAVFVPTVHHMFAGRAMLIPLLVLADIMVGNVAASTPRRRSIPAALVTLAVQMTLAAVDNPIDLTVVWTIQLLALATAWLIGNSVRQRRQFAVAQRVEAEVRAVQAERLRIARELHDMIAHSIGVIAVQAGMGRRVIGTQPDEARNALAVIEETSRDTAAALRRMLGTLRRNDLETGPAVRDPAPGLGDLEDLITRTGKAGLTVSLLRSGAQAPLPPDIDLSAFRIVQEAMTNVIRHAGTDRCDVVIEQDDRELTIEVIDGGRGGAGSSDHGFGISGMRERVSLLGGDFSAGRGTSGGFRVHARIPLPGEGS; via the coding sequence ATGGTTAACGGCCTGTCCCGCTGGGGTCTCGCGCTGCTCTTCCCGCTCGCCCTGCTGCTGGTAGCGCTCATGCCGTTCACGGCCAGTGCGCTGTGGGTCGGCGCGCTCGTCGTGACGCTGGCCCTGCCGGTCGGGTTGATGCGCCGGCACGCGACGGCGGCACTGGCCGTGGTGCTGATCAGCGGGGCGGTCTTCGTGCCGACCGTGCACCACATGTTCGCCGGCCGGGCCATGCTGATCCCGCTGCTGGTCCTGGCCGACATCATGGTGGGCAACGTGGCCGCCTCGACGCCGCGCCGGCGCTCGATCCCGGCGGCGCTGGTGACCCTCGCCGTGCAGATGACGCTCGCCGCGGTCGACAACCCGATCGACCTGACCGTCGTCTGGACCATCCAGCTCCTGGCGCTGGCCACGGCGTGGCTGATCGGCAACTCGGTCCGGCAGCGGCGCCAGTTCGCGGTGGCGCAGCGGGTCGAGGCCGAGGTGCGCGCGGTGCAGGCCGAGCGGCTGCGGATCGCCCGCGAGCTGCACGACATGATCGCGCACAGCATCGGGGTGATCGCGGTGCAGGCCGGGATGGGCCGCCGGGTGATCGGCACCCAGCCGGACGAGGCCCGCAACGCGCTCGCCGTCATCGAGGAGACCAGCCGGGACACCGCGGCCGCGCTCCGCCGGATGCTCGGCACGCTGCGGCGCAACGACCTCGAGACCGGTCCGGCGGTCCGGGATCCGGCGCCCGGACTGGGCGACCTGGAGGACCTGATCACCCGTACCGGAAAGGCGGGTTTGACGGTCTCCCTGCTGCGCAGCGGCGCGCAGGCGCCGCTGCCGCCGGACATCGATCTGTCCGCGTTCCGTATCGTCCAGGAGGCGATGACCAACGTGATCCGGCACGCCGGCACCGACCGATGCGACGTGGTGATCGAACAGGATGATCGGGAGCTGACCATCGAGGTGATCGACGGCGGGCGCGGCGGCGCCGGCAGCAGCGACCACGGATTCGGGATCTCCGGGATGCGCGAGCGGGTCAGCCTGCTCGGCGGCGACTTCAGCGCCGGTCGGGGCACGTCCGGCGGCTTCCGGGTGCACGCCCGCATCCCGCTGCCGGGCGAGGGCTCGTGA
- a CDS encoding response regulator, with amino-acid sequence MSVRVLLVDDQPLIRNGLRVLINDAEDLTVVDEAGNGAEAVRLAREHRPDVVVMDIRMPVMDGIEATRHILGGTDPAKVLMLTTFDDDEYVYAALRAGASGFLVKDMALDDILNAVRVVAGGDALIAPSVTRRLIAQFAGRPAVPAPVYRSSDGITEREREVLTLVGLGRSNAEIATDLHISPATAKAHLARLFTKLDARDRVQLVIIAYEMGLVSPGA; translated from the coding sequence GTGAGCGTCCGGGTGCTGCTGGTGGACGACCAGCCACTGATCCGTAACGGACTACGGGTGTTGATCAACGACGCCGAGGACCTGACCGTGGTCGACGAGGCCGGCAACGGCGCCGAGGCGGTCCGGCTGGCCCGCGAGCACCGGCCGGACGTGGTGGTGATGGACATCCGGATGCCGGTCATGGACGGCATCGAGGCCACCCGGCACATCCTCGGCGGCACCGACCCGGCCAAGGTGCTGATGCTGACCACGTTCGACGACGACGAGTACGTGTACGCCGCGCTGCGCGCCGGGGCCAGCGGTTTCCTGGTCAAGGACATGGCGCTGGACGACATCCTGAACGCGGTCCGGGTGGTCGCGGGCGGCGACGCGCTGATCGCGCCGAGCGTGACCCGGCGGCTGATCGCCCAGTTCGCCGGGCGGCCCGCGGTGCCCGCGCCGGTCTATCGCTCGTCGGACGGGATCACCGAGCGGGAGCGGGAGGTGCTGACCCTGGTCGGGCTCGGCCGGTCGAACGCCGAGATCGCCACTGACCTGCACATCAGCCCGGCCACCGCGAAGGCGCACCTGGCCCGGCTGTTCACCAAACTGGACGCCCGGGACCGCGTCCAGCTGGTGATCATCGCGTACGAGATGGGGTTGGTAAGCCCGGGGGCTTAG
- a CDS encoding TetR/AcrR family transcriptional regulator, with amino-acid sequence MRRQLHLMGCRVGAVPAIKSRRAPTKGDQREQALVDAARAVFRDKPISQVTIDELAGAAGITRSGFYFYFESKQALFAAVVDQGIAEADLEVAEWLDSDGLDRAGLRRGLAAGLARWKVDGRWLREAFLAPDPGDDVLQIRDRLVRRGCTLFSKRIERDARAGLTVGGPPDLLAKMAVHLRGAMFAEVYADPGAFDEDELLDTLTDAILRLIYGRVPAALEEGDEGGQDQGENR; translated from the coding sequence ATGCGGCGTCAATTACATTTGATGGGTTGTAGAGTCGGCGCCGTGCCAGCCATCAAGAGCCGCCGGGCCCCCACCAAAGGCGACCAACGGGAGCAGGCCCTGGTCGACGCCGCGCGGGCGGTCTTCCGGGACAAGCCGATCAGCCAGGTCACCATCGACGAGCTGGCCGGGGCGGCCGGCATCACCCGGTCCGGCTTCTACTTCTACTTCGAGTCCAAGCAGGCGCTGTTCGCCGCGGTCGTCGACCAGGGCATCGCCGAGGCCGACCTGGAGGTGGCCGAGTGGCTGGACTCCGACGGCCTGGACCGCGCGGGGCTGCGCCGCGGCCTGGCCGCCGGGCTGGCCCGGTGGAAGGTCGACGGCCGATGGCTGCGCGAGGCGTTCCTGGCCCCCGACCCGGGCGACGATGTCCTGCAGATCCGGGACCGGTTGGTCCGGCGCGGCTGCACGCTGTTCAGCAAGCGCATCGAGCGGGACGCGCGCGCCGGGCTGACCGTGGGCGGGCCGCCCGACCTGCTCGCCAAGATGGCCGTCCACCTGCGCGGCGCGATGTTCGCCGAGGTCTACGCCGACCCGGGCGCCTTCGACGAGGACGAGCTGCTGGACACGCTGACCGACGCGATCCTGCGGCTGATCTACGGCCGGGTGCCGGCGGCGCTGGAAGAGGGCGACGAGGGCGGCCAGGACCAGGGCGAAAACCGGTAG
- a CDS encoding alpha/beta hydrolase yields the protein MKKNVVLAVLAMIVTPSASTLLAPPATAPPASITRPPGQYLLFDPAGQGRVAQVFGDLDTARRIAVLVPGMSNRLANFWRGVGGRNYRSPATQAANLRQAMGPGEHAVIAWLGYDTPQTMRQAGRQELAATGADNLVAFVGELAAAHPNATITLLGHSYGSTVIGLAASRLPARVTDIAVFGSPGMGVDRVAELGTSARVWAGQSAGDWVRWVPGIRWFGIGHGTKPADPAFGARLFATADVDDHDHYLAPGTDSLAALARIAGGTP from the coding sequence ATGAAGAAGAACGTCGTGCTCGCCGTCCTCGCCATGATCGTGACGCCGTCGGCGAGCACCCTGCTCGCGCCCCCGGCGACCGCACCACCCGCCTCGATCACCCGGCCGCCCGGGCAGTACCTGCTGTTCGACCCGGCTGGCCAGGGCCGGGTCGCGCAGGTCTTCGGCGACCTGGACACCGCGCGGCGGATCGCGGTCCTGGTGCCCGGCATGTCGAACCGGCTGGCGAACTTCTGGCGCGGCGTCGGCGGCAGGAACTATCGGTCTCCGGCGACCCAGGCGGCGAACCTGCGGCAGGCGATGGGCCCCGGCGAGCACGCGGTGATCGCCTGGCTCGGCTACGACACCCCGCAGACCATGCGGCAGGCCGGCCGCCAGGAGCTGGCCGCGACCGGCGCCGACAACCTGGTCGCGTTCGTCGGCGAGCTGGCCGCCGCCCACCCGAACGCCACGATCACGCTGCTCGGGCACAGCTACGGCTCCACGGTGATCGGCCTGGCCGCGTCCCGGCTGCCGGCCCGGGTCACCGACATCGCCGTCTTCGGCAGCCCGGGGATGGGCGTCGACCGCGTCGCCGAGCTGGGCACCAGCGCCCGGGTCTGGGCCGGGCAGAGCGCGGGGGACTGGGTCCGCTGGGTGCCCGGGATCCGCTGGTTCGGCATCGGGCACGGCACCAAACCGGCCGACCCCGCCTTCGGCGCGCGGCTCTTCGCCACCGCCGACGTCGACGACCACGACCACTACCTGGCGCCGGGCACCGACTCGCTCGCCGCGCTGGCCCGGATCGCCGGAGGGACCCCATGA
- a CDS encoding FkbM family methyltransferase — MTILNAVANTLSRHTRYLDNELHTIGGLVRPGDVCLDVGSAAGLYSRTLSDLVGPAGLVHSVEPLSFGHPFWSRVLGARRRGNVRHHAVALGAQPGRAAMRVPYTASGPATSRSFLGRESRGLGSTAEFVRHEDVVVEVSTVDALVAEAGLERLDFVKIDVEGGELHVLHGAARTVERFRPAMFIEIEERHTARYDHSPGDVVAWLTARGYTMYTWQRGWVPAERVCPHTNNYLFRSS, encoded by the coding sequence GTGACGATCCTCAACGCGGTGGCGAACACCCTGTCGCGGCACACCCGCTACCTGGACAACGAGCTGCACACGATCGGCGGGCTGGTCCGGCCCGGCGACGTGTGCCTGGACGTCGGATCGGCGGCCGGCCTCTACAGCCGGACGCTGTCCGACCTGGTCGGACCGGCCGGGCTGGTGCACAGCGTGGAGCCGTTGAGCTTCGGGCACCCGTTCTGGTCGCGGGTGCTCGGCGCGCGGCGGCGCGGCAACGTCCGGCATCACGCGGTGGCGCTCGGCGCGCAGCCGGGGCGGGCCGCGATGCGGGTGCCCTACACCGCGAGCGGGCCGGCGACCAGCAGGTCGTTCCTCGGCCGGGAGAGCCGGGGGCTGGGCTCCACCGCGGAGTTCGTCCGGCACGAGGACGTGGTCGTCGAGGTCAGCACGGTGGACGCGCTGGTCGCGGAGGCGGGGCTGGAGCGGCTGGACTTCGTGAAGATCGATGTGGAGGGCGGTGAACTGCACGTGCTGCACGGGGCGGCGCGGACGGTGGAGCGGTTCCGGCCGGCGATGTTCATCGAGATCGAGGAACGGCACACGGCCCGTTACGACCACTCCCCCGGTGACGTCGTCGCCTGGCTGACGGCGCGGGGTTACACGATGTACACGTGGCAGCGGGGGTGGGTGCCGGCCGAGCGGGTCTGCCCCCACACCAACAACTACCTGTTCCGCTCGTCCTAG
- a CDS encoding glycosyltransferase, with protein sequence MRIVFVAAPLQGHLLPLVPLAAACRDAGHDVVLAGGGFPGDVLGLRTADIGARFHLQRSALRVALRRPGLARAELRGTAGQEMVGELFGRANQALIDPLLALARRERPDLIVYESLSEAGAVVAARLGVPSVLQEASLWPATELFRAVAGSRAMRGQDVPAPALTIATTPPSLRGAPAADEFSMRPVPFSGGGAVPDWLLSAGDRPRVVVSRSTLTGPNSGDPGPAVIAAAAQVDAEFVLVRPAVTGHLPANVRTVDRVPLDRVLPFAAAFVHHGGAGSVLGGLAVGVPQLATPGAGDRRYNAGLLARRGAGLAVEAKAIGAADLTTLLTDGALRTAAKEVAAEIAAMPAPATVVPALEKL encoded by the coding sequence ATGCGTATCGTCTTCGTCGCGGCGCCACTGCAAGGGCATCTGCTGCCGCTGGTTCCGCTCGCGGCGGCCTGCCGCGACGCCGGGCACGACGTGGTCCTGGCCGGCGGCGGCTTCCCCGGCGACGTGCTCGGTCTGCGGACCGCCGACATCGGCGCCCGGTTCCATCTGCAGCGGAGCGCCCTGCGGGTGGCCCTGCGCCGGCCCGGCCTGGCCCGCGCCGAGCTGCGCGGCACCGCCGGCCAGGAGATGGTCGGTGAGCTGTTCGGCCGCGCCAACCAGGCGCTGATCGACCCGCTGCTGGCGCTCGCGCGGCGCGAACGACCCGATCTGATCGTCTACGAGTCGCTGAGCGAGGCGGGCGCCGTGGTCGCCGCCCGGCTCGGCGTTCCCTCGGTCCTGCAGGAGGCTTCGCTGTGGCCGGCCACCGAGCTCTTCCGGGCGGTGGCCGGGAGCCGGGCGATGAGAGGGCAGGACGTCCCGGCCCCGGCCCTGACCATCGCCACGACGCCGCCCAGCCTGCGCGGCGCCCCCGCGGCGGACGAGTTCAGCATGCGGCCGGTTCCGTTCTCCGGTGGCGGCGCCGTCCCGGACTGGCTGCTCAGCGCCGGCGACCGGCCCCGCGTGGTGGTCAGCCGCAGCACCCTCACCGGTCCGAACAGCGGCGACCCCGGCCCCGCCGTGATCGCCGCGGCGGCCCAGGTGGACGCCGAGTTCGTGCTGGTCCGGCCGGCGGTCACCGGACACCTGCCGGCGAACGTGCGGACGGTCGACCGGGTGCCGCTCGACCGGGTGCTGCCGTTCGCCGCCGCGTTCGTCCACCACGGCGGCGCCGGCAGCGTGCTGGGCGGCCTGGCCGTGGGCGTGCCGCAGCTGGCCACGCCCGGCGCGGGCGACCGGCGCTACAACGCCGGACTGCTGGCGCGCCGCGGCGCCGGCCTGGCCGTCGAGGCGAAGGCGATCGGCGCGGCCGACCTGACCACGCTGCTCACCGACGGCGCGCTGCGGACCGCGGCTAAGGAGGTCGCCGCGGAGATCGCCGCGATGCCGGCCCCGGCCACCGTGGTGCCCGCGCTCGAAAAGCTCTAG